A genome region from Astyanax mexicanus isolate ESR-SI-001 chromosome 19, AstMex3_surface, whole genome shotgun sequence includes the following:
- the LOC111191880 gene encoding uncharacterized protein LOC111191880: protein MKAKEGVVGTKLRPHSDKMCQDQSIEMRRDAIIRSLKLYLGEKEEELFKDCLEDNRSDVTEHLLKILVIHGAEGEDPVDVSILLDGAEILPGCCNTAKACALLMGLIYALNLAYPLSLRYTFEVFQKLFLELDVIKLSHFNLLTTTLDLPLTNCSLSFHGTSTVQTPRP from the exons ATGAAGGCCAAAGAAGGTGTTGTGGGGACCAAGCTGAGACCACACTCAGACAAAATGTGTCAG GATCAAAGCATTGAAATGAGACGAGATGCTATTATCCGCAGCCTCAAACTGTACCTTGGTGAGAAAGAAGAAGAACTTTTTAAAGATTGCCTG GAAGATAACCGCAGTGACGTGACTGAACACCTCCTTAAGATATTGGTCATCCATGGTGCTGAGGGAGAGGATCCAGTGGATGTCTCAATCCTTCTTGATGGTGCAGAGATCTTACCGGGATGCTGCAACACTGCCAAAGCTTGTGCGCTGCTCATGGGGCTAATTTATGCTCTGAATCTGGCATACCCTTTGTCACTGCGATACACTTTTGAGGTGTTCCAGAAACTTTTCCTGGAGCTGGATGTAATTAAACTGTCCCATTTCAATTTGCTGACCACTACACTGGACCTTCCTCTCACAAACTGCAGTTTGTCGTTCCATGGGACTTCCACTGTCCAGACACCCAGACCTTGA